The following are from one region of the Papaver somniferum cultivar HN1 unplaced genomic scaffold, ASM357369v1 unplaced-scaffold_132, whole genome shotgun sequence genome:
- the LOC113333347 gene encoding ubiquitin-fold modifier-conjugating enzyme 1 has product MEGWDPNTKSALTKIPLLTTKAGPRDGAAWTARLKEEYKSLIAYTGMNKSNDNDWFRISAANPEGTRWVGKCWYVHNLLKYEFDLQFDIPVTYPSTAPELELPQLDGKTHKMYRGGKICLTVHFKPLWAKNCPRFGIAHALCLGLAPWLAAEIPILVDSGMIKHKDDASSSGES; this is encoded by the exons atggaagGATGGGATCCAAATACGAAATCAGCACTGACAAAAATCCCTCTATTGACAACAAAAGCAGGTCCAAGAGATGGAGCAGCTTGGACAGCAAGATTGAAAGAAGAATACAAGTCATTGATAGCATATACAGGTATGAACAAATCTAATGATAATGATTGGTTTAGGATTTCAGCTGCTAATCCTGAAGGGACAAGATGGGTTGGTAAATGTTGGTATGTTCATAATCTGTTGAAATATGAATTTGATCTTCAATTTGATATTCCTGTTACTTATCCATCTACTGCTCCTGAACTTGAACTTCCGCAACTTGATGGGAAAACCCACAAG ATGTATAGAGGTGGTAAGATTTGTTTGACTGTTCACTTCAAGCCACTTTGGGCAAAAAATTG TCCTCGTTTTGGTATCGCACATGCTCTTTGTCTAGGTCTTGCTCCTTGGCTTGCAGCAGAGATTCCTATACTTGTCGACTCTGGCATGATCAAGCACAAGGATGATGCTTCATCCTCTGGTGAATCATAG